In a single window of the Micromonospora inositola genome:
- a CDS encoding heme-binding protein, giving the protein MTDPRITTREIPGQLVAATRFSGRWTTRAFEVRSTALGRAVAAAGFQPAGAVRYARFDPPWKPWFLRRNEVALPVAE; this is encoded by the coding sequence ATGACCGATCCCCGGATCACCACCCGGGAGATCCCCGGGCAGCTCGTCGCCGCGACCCGGTTCTCCGGCCGGTGGACCACGCGGGCGTTCGAGGTGCGGTCGACCGCGCTGGGCCGGGCGGTCGCCGCCGCCGGGTTCCAGCCCGCCGGCGCGGTCCGGTACGCCCGCTTCGACCCGCCGTGGAAGCCGTGGTTCCTGCGCCGTAACGAGGTCGCGCTCCCCGTCGCCGAATAG
- a CDS encoding M6 family metallopeptidase: MTALAFTVSAPAQANDHENLPGEPTITLPINDSAAGGTYNQDFTRVYANTTPDGTPVYIYVPKGTPLDGTAPAGVASLDPQFDHNPGDGFTPCATATAAQFTLTRAEIDYVGDKLAHQIVAVDEEHFGPMQAADPAEPASDSLVMVLYNIQDDAYYDCSQTSYTAGYFAPDFIDSVGMNVIVVDALDWANRVGPNTSPWRDTNPANDRPELYEGTVAHELQHLLHNYSDPGELSWVDEGLADFAIFLNGLDAGGSHLSNQQVFYEETSLTRWGGTLANYGASFTYFQYLWEQAGGNGDGTYTPDKQYDGKAGDLLIKTIFEEQADGMTGVQNAIDDFNAATGAHLRSAADLFRDWSVAVYLDDEDSPIYDIKAFNFGDPADTSWTIDIADDVFWAGRGSYNGATPEAKWARLKNRPDTTAVPFGMSVERFRNPGPTVALAFDGDDETVIAPHTGTTHWYAGYESQNDNILEVNTSGTVGSLDFWSWNFIEEGWDYGFVEALVNGDWVTVPLRNDANQVVTTNDDPHGNNTEGNGLTGTSGGEYFVDDPVYVHLTANLPAGATDVRFRYSTDAAYLDTGWFVDDVRVNGAAATLTSAPGNWFTTTGVQDNNWTVQVVSHCDLTPGATSAGETTDGAGNWVYRFTGDQFTASNLNTKCASGNQDDFAVLVSNLPTGDLTFLDADYTFRVNNTGNKK; encoded by the coding sequence GTGACAGCGCTCGCCTTCACGGTCTCGGCCCCGGCCCAGGCCAACGATCACGAGAACCTTCCCGGCGAACCGACCATCACGCTACCGATCAACGACAGCGCGGCGGGCGGGACCTACAACCAGGACTTCACCCGGGTGTACGCCAACACCACGCCCGACGGCACCCCGGTCTACATCTACGTTCCCAAGGGGACCCCGCTCGACGGCACCGCACCGGCCGGCGTGGCCAGCCTCGACCCGCAGTTCGACCACAACCCGGGCGACGGGTTCACCCCGTGCGCCACCGCCACGGCGGCGCAGTTCACCCTCACCAGGGCGGAGATCGACTACGTCGGCGACAAGCTCGCCCACCAGATCGTCGCGGTGGACGAGGAGCACTTCGGCCCGATGCAGGCCGCGGACCCCGCCGAGCCGGCCAGCGACTCGCTGGTGATGGTGCTCTACAACATCCAGGACGACGCGTACTACGACTGCTCGCAGACGTCGTACACGGCCGGGTACTTCGCTCCCGACTTCATCGACAGCGTCGGGATGAACGTGATCGTGGTCGACGCCCTCGACTGGGCCAACCGGGTCGGGCCGAACACCTCGCCGTGGCGTGACACCAACCCGGCCAACGACCGCCCCGAGCTGTACGAGGGCACCGTCGCCCACGAGCTCCAGCACCTGCTGCACAACTACAGCGACCCCGGCGAACTCTCCTGGGTCGATGAGGGCCTGGCCGACTTCGCCATCTTCCTCAACGGCCTGGACGCCGGCGGCTCGCACCTGAGCAACCAGCAGGTCTTCTACGAGGAGACCTCGCTGACCCGGTGGGGTGGGACGCTGGCCAACTACGGCGCCTCGTTCACCTACTTCCAGTACCTGTGGGAGCAGGCCGGCGGCAACGGCGACGGCACCTACACCCCCGACAAGCAGTACGACGGCAAGGCCGGTGACCTGCTCATCAAGACCATCTTCGAGGAGCAGGCCGACGGCATGACCGGCGTGCAGAACGCCATCGACGACTTCAACGCGGCGACCGGCGCGCACCTGCGCAGCGCGGCGGACCTGTTCCGCGACTGGTCGGTGGCGGTCTACCTGGACGACGAGGACTCGCCGATCTACGACATCAAGGCGTTCAACTTCGGTGATCCGGCCGACACCTCGTGGACCATCGACATCGCCGACGACGTCTTCTGGGCCGGCCGGGGCAGCTACAACGGCGCCACCCCGGAGGCCAAGTGGGCCCGGCTGAAGAACCGACCGGACACCACCGCCGTGCCGTTCGGCATGTCCGTCGAGCGGTTCCGCAACCCCGGCCCGACCGTCGCGCTGGCCTTCGACGGCGACGACGAGACGGTCATCGCCCCGCACACCGGCACCACCCACTGGTACGCCGGCTACGAGAGCCAGAACGACAACATCCTCGAGGTGAACACCAGCGGCACGGTCGGCTCGCTGGACTTCTGGAGCTGGAACTTCATCGAGGAGGGCTGGGACTACGGCTTCGTCGAGGCCCTGGTGAACGGCGACTGGGTCACCGTCCCGTTGCGCAACGACGCCAACCAGGTCGTCACCACCAACGACGACCCGCACGGCAACAACACCGAGGGCAACGGTCTCACCGGCACCTCCGGCGGCGAGTACTTCGTCGACGACCCGGTCTACGTGCACCTCACCGCCAACCTGCCGGCCGGCGCCACCGACGTGCGGTTCCGTTACTCCACCGACGCCGCCTACCTGGACACCGGCTGGTTCGTCGACGACGTCCGGGTCAACGGCGCCGCCGCGACCCTCACCTCGGCGCCGGGCAACTGGTTCACCACCACCGGCGTGCAGGACAACAACTGGACCGTCCAGGTGGTCAGCCACTGCGACCTCACCCCGGGCGCCACCTCGGCGGGGGAGACCACCGACGGCGCGGGCAACTGGGTCTACCGGTTCACCGGTGACCAGTTCACCGCCAGCAACCTCAACACGAAGTGCGCCAGCGGCAACCAGGACGACTTCGCTGTCCTGGTCTCCAACCTGCCGACCGGCGACCTCACCTTCCTCGACGCGGACTACACCTTCCGGGTGAACAACACCGGCAACAAGAAGTAG
- a CDS encoding ParA family protein translates to MYVVSVINYKGGVGKTTMTANLGAELANRGMKVLLIDLDPQASLTFSFYEPDDWRDRLRDSRTVKRWYDGLRGDTPGVTLGELVVSPGPANAHLKGAGRLDLIASHLQLVDIDLALARSVADGDEYDAELFRVRGSLAEGLHDEALDPYDLVLIDCPPNFNVVTQSAIIASDHLLIPAKADYLSTLGIDYLHGNVRELVDRYNADSRRFAKIRRHHKVAPGIAGVVFTMIQLMAQRPIAAHQGYMDQVRALGVPVFPTALRENVTLFATNTPRGVPVVLRDRITAPPVREELRQITTEFLAHLQPAGATA, encoded by the coding sequence GTGTACGTCGTATCGGTGATCAATTACAAGGGCGGGGTGGGCAAGACCACCATGACCGCCAACCTCGGGGCCGAGCTGGCCAACCGGGGGATGAAGGTGCTGCTGATCGACCTCGATCCGCAGGCCAGCCTGACGTTCAGCTTCTACGAGCCGGACGACTGGCGGGACCGGCTGCGCGACAGCCGCACCGTCAAGCGCTGGTACGACGGGCTGCGCGGGGACACCCCGGGGGTCACCCTCGGCGAGCTGGTGGTCTCCCCCGGCCCGGCGAACGCGCACCTCAAGGGCGCCGGCCGGCTGGACCTGATCGCGTCCCACCTGCAGCTCGTCGACATCGACCTGGCGCTGGCCCGGAGCGTGGCCGACGGCGACGAGTACGACGCCGAGCTGTTCCGGGTGCGGGGCTCGCTGGCCGAGGGGCTGCACGACGAGGCGCTGGACCCGTACGACCTGGTGCTGATCGACTGCCCGCCGAACTTCAACGTGGTGACCCAGTCGGCGATCATCGCCAGCGACCACCTGCTCATCCCGGCGAAGGCCGACTACCTCTCCACCCTCGGCATCGACTATCTGCACGGCAACGTCCGGGAGCTGGTCGACCGGTACAACGCCGACTCCCGCCGGTTCGCGAAGATCCGCCGGCACCACAAGGTCGCGCCGGGCATCGCCGGCGTCGTGTTCACGATGATCCAGCTGATGGCGCAGCGGCCGATCGCCGCCCACCAGGGCTACATGGACCAGGTGCGGGCGCTCGGCGTACCGGTCTTCCCGACCGCGCTGCGGGAGAACGTCACGCTCTTCGCCACGAACACGCCGCGCGGGGTGCCGGTGGTGCTGCGGGACCGGATCACCGCCCCGCCGGTCCGCGAGGAGCTGCGGCAGATCACCACCGAGTTCCTCGCCCACCTCCAGCCCGCCGGAGCCACGGCATGA
- a CDS encoding acetamidase/formamidase family protein: protein MTEVVKYRPEPDELSYTFGGREPVRRVRPGTILELYTEDCFGGRVRGVDDLPSRVCEFPYLNPVTGPIHIEGAEPGDTLAVHFVAIEPARDWAVSTTFPHFGALTGTHATATLHPPLDEVVWRYDVDVAAGTVTYRARRGDFTVELPLDPMHGTVGVAPGAFEARMTITPDAHGGNMDTPELRTGVTAYFGVNVPGALFALGDGHCRQGHGEVCGTAVEAAMNTTIVVDVIKGAGTPWPRLESDDALMCTGSARPLEDAYRISQHDLVTWTAELVGLDQLDAYQLISQAGEAPVGNVCDPNYTMVAKVAKRYLGGASTYEGTHARLRQIARDYLTHR from the coding sequence ATGACCGAAGTGGTGAAGTACCGGCCCGAGCCGGACGAACTGTCGTACACCTTCGGCGGGCGGGAACCGGTGCGCCGGGTACGGCCGGGCACGATCCTGGAGCTCTACACCGAGGACTGCTTCGGCGGGCGGGTACGCGGGGTGGACGACCTGCCGTCGCGGGTGTGCGAGTTCCCGTACCTCAACCCGGTGACCGGCCCGATCCACATCGAGGGCGCCGAACCGGGGGACACCCTCGCCGTCCACTTCGTCGCCATCGAACCGGCCCGGGACTGGGCGGTCTCCACCACCTTCCCGCATTTCGGGGCGCTCACCGGCACCCACGCCACCGCCACCCTGCATCCCCCGCTCGACGAGGTCGTCTGGCGCTACGACGTCGACGTGGCCGCCGGCACGGTCACCTACCGCGCCCGGCGCGGCGACTTCACGGTCGAACTGCCGCTGGACCCGATGCACGGCACCGTCGGCGTGGCGCCCGGCGCCTTCGAGGCGCGCATGACGATCACCCCGGACGCCCACGGCGGGAACATGGACACCCCCGAGCTGCGGACCGGGGTCACCGCCTACTTCGGCGTCAACGTGCCGGGAGCCCTGTTCGCCCTCGGGGACGGCCACTGCCGGCAGGGCCACGGCGAGGTCTGCGGCACCGCCGTGGAGGCGGCCATGAACACCACGATCGTGGTCGACGTCATCAAGGGCGCCGGCACCCCGTGGCCGCGCCTGGAGTCCGACGACGCGTTGATGTGCACCGGCTCGGCCCGGCCGCTGGAGGACGCGTACCGGATCAGCCAGCACGACCTGGTCACCTGGACGGCCGAGCTGGTCGGCCTGGACCAGCTCGACGCGTACCAGCTGATCAGCCAGGCCGGCGAGGCGCCGGTGGGCAACGTCTGCGACCCGAACTACACGATGGTCGCCAAGGTGGCCAAGCGCTACCTCGGCGGGGCGAGCACGTACGAGGGGACGCACGCCCGGCTGCGGCAGATCGCCCGTGACTACCTGACCCACCGCTGA
- a CDS encoding APC family permease, producing the protein MTRPPGEAATPIERFGYRQELSRSLSFTDLLVYGLIFMVPIAPFGIFGSVYAGSGGMVALAYLIGMVAMMFTALSYAQMVKAFPMAGSVYSYAGRGIAPPVGFLAGWVILLDYILVPGLLYLVASVAMHSLVPAVPVWVWLAAFVVLNTVVNFLGIRMTARVNRVMLAAELVILAIFLVVGVVAVAQGKGDGFSLRPLFDSGTFSWPLVFGAVSIAVLSFLGFDGISMLAEESREEARQIGRAMVAALLLAGTLFIVQTWVAALLVTDSADLLANGDPEGTAFYDAARVAGGGWLAGLTALATAIAWGFANSLVAQAATSRLLYAMARDGQMPRVLARVNARHRVPANATLLVAGISLALGLWMASRDDGISLLSTLVNFGAMTAFLALHVSVVVHYVIRNGSRDWLRHLVVPVVGFVILLFVVINAKVAAQVLGFVWLGIGVLVLLTFYATGRRPELPALADAAPEPTDEPVKEGA; encoded by the coding sequence GTGACCCGACCCCCTGGCGAGGCTGCCACCCCCATCGAGCGCTTCGGCTACCGGCAGGAGCTGAGCCGCTCGCTGAGCTTCACGGACCTGCTGGTCTACGGTCTGATCTTCATGGTGCCGATCGCCCCGTTCGGCATCTTCGGCAGCGTCTACGCCGGCTCCGGCGGCATGGTGGCGCTGGCCTACCTCATCGGCATGGTCGCGATGATGTTCACCGCCCTGTCGTACGCGCAGATGGTCAAGGCCTTCCCGATGGCCGGCTCGGTCTACAGCTACGCCGGCCGCGGCATCGCCCCACCGGTCGGCTTCCTCGCCGGCTGGGTGATCCTGCTCGACTACATCCTGGTGCCCGGGCTTCTCTACCTGGTGGCCAGTGTGGCCATGCACTCGCTCGTGCCGGCCGTGCCGGTGTGGGTGTGGCTGGCCGCCTTCGTGGTGCTCAACACCGTGGTCAACTTCCTGGGCATCCGGATGACCGCCCGGGTCAACCGGGTCATGCTGGCGGCCGAACTGGTCATCCTGGCGATCTTCCTGGTGGTCGGCGTGGTGGCAGTCGCCCAGGGCAAGGGCGACGGGTTCAGCCTGCGCCCGCTCTTCGACTCCGGAACGTTCTCCTGGCCGCTGGTGTTCGGCGCGGTGTCGATCGCCGTGCTCTCCTTCCTCGGCTTCGACGGCATCTCCATGCTCGCCGAGGAGAGCCGGGAGGAGGCCCGCCAGATCGGCCGGGCCATGGTGGCGGCGTTGCTGCTCGCCGGCACCCTGTTCATCGTGCAGACCTGGGTCGCCGCGCTGCTCGTAACCGACTCGGCGGACCTGCTGGCCAACGGCGACCCGGAGGGCACGGCGTTCTACGATGCCGCCCGGGTGGCCGGCGGCGGCTGGCTGGCCGGGCTCACCGCCCTGGCCACCGCGATCGCCTGGGGCTTCGCCAACTCGCTGGTGGCGCAGGCCGCCACCTCTCGCCTGCTGTACGCGATGGCCCGGGACGGGCAGATGCCCCGGGTGCTGGCGCGGGTCAACGCCCGGCACCGGGTGCCGGCCAACGCCACCCTGCTGGTCGCCGGCATCTCCCTGGCCCTCGGGCTCTGGATGGCGAGCCGGGACGATGGCATCTCCCTGCTCTCCACGCTGGTCAACTTCGGCGCGATGACGGCCTTCCTGGCGCTGCACGTCTCCGTGGTGGTGCACTACGTGATCCGTAACGGCAGCCGGGACTGGCTGCGCCACCTGGTCGTGCCGGTGGTCGGCTTCGTCATCCTGCTCTTCGTCGTGATCAATGCCAAGGTCGCCGCCCAGGTGCTCGGCTTCGTCTGGCTGGGCATCGGGGTGCTGGTCCTGCTGACCTTCTACGCCACCGGCCGGCGCCCCGAACTCCCCGCCCTGGCCGACGCCGCGCCCGAGCCCACCGACGAGCCCGTGAAGGAGGGCGCATGA
- a CDS encoding DUF1697 domain-containing protein produces MADRKAGASRYVAVLRGVNVGTTRIAMADLRRLVADLGHEDVKTYLQSGNAVFSSTATDTAKLARGIERAISDELGLTVPVLVRSGAELAAIAEGSPYSDRQHDPTRLLVAFLSAPPAKTRVAALTVPAGENVEYTVVGREIHLHFPDGGYGRTKFTNAYLEKQLGVVATTRNWKSVCALRDLAAG; encoded by the coding sequence ATGGCAGACCGAAAGGCTGGCGCGAGCCGGTACGTGGCCGTGCTGCGCGGGGTCAACGTCGGCACCACCCGGATCGCGATGGCCGACCTGCGCCGGCTCGTCGCCGACCTCGGGCACGAGGACGTGAAGACCTACCTGCAGAGCGGCAACGCGGTCTTCAGCAGCACCGCGACGGACACCGCCAAGCTGGCCCGCGGCATCGAGCGGGCGATCAGCGACGAGCTGGGGCTCACCGTGCCGGTACTGGTCCGCAGCGGCGCCGAACTGGCGGCGATCGCCGAGGGCAGCCCGTATTCCGACCGGCAGCACGACCCGACCCGGCTGCTGGTGGCCTTCCTGTCGGCGCCGCCCGCGAAGACCCGCGTGGCTGCCCTGACCGTGCCGGCCGGGGAGAACGTCGAGTACACGGTGGTCGGACGGGAGATCCACCTGCACTTCCCCGACGGCGGGTACGGCCGGACGAAGTTCACCAACGCGTACCTGGAGAAGCAGCTCGGCGTGGTGGCGACCACCCGCAACTGGAAGTCGGTCTGCGCGCTGCGCGACCTGGCGGCGGGCTGA